In the Geothermobacter ehrlichii genome, CGCTACCCCGGCAGCGCCCTGGGCGGTCTGTACACCGGGCTGCTGGCAGCGACAACCGACTGGATCCTGGTCGCCCCCTGTGACATGCCCTGGCCCGACGCACGGATCGTCGAAAGGATGCTCACCGTGCGCCAGGGGCACGATGCCGTCGTCCCGCGCACGCCGGACGGATACGAGCCGGTCTTCGCCCTTTATCACAAGAACTGCCTCGGCCGGATGGAAGAGATGCTGCGGCAGGGTCAGTACCGCATCTACGACTTCTACCGGCGCATCGACATCCGCTATCTCGACCCGCCGGAGCTGCCGGACGGCTGGCAGCGTTCCCTGGTCAACATCAACACCCCCGAACAGCTGGCCCGGCTGCTGGAGGAAGAGTCATGATGCCGCCCGTCGTCACCGTCGTCGCCCGCAGCGGCACCGGCAAGACCACCCTGCTGGAAAAACTGATCGCCGAACTGAAACGACGCGGCTACCGGGTCGCCGCCATCAAGCACGACGCGCACAGCTTCAGCATCGATCACGAGGGGAAGGATTCCTGGCGGCTGACCCGGGCCGGCGCCGACACCATGCTGATCGCCTCGCCGCAGCAGATCGCCATGGTCCGGCAGAATCCCGAAGGCGTCGAGCCGCCCCTCGCCGAATGCATCGCCGCCTACTGCGGCGATGTCGACATCGTCCTTACCGAAGGTTTCAAACGCAGCGAGATGCCGAAGATCGAGGTGCATCGCAAGGCGCGCGGCGAACCGCTGCTCTGCCGGGGTGAAACACACGACCCGACCCTGATCGCCGTTGCCAGCGACGTCCGGCTCGAACTGGACGTTCCCTGTTTCGACCTCGACGACCCGGCGGCCGTCGCCGATTTTCTTGAGGAGCGTTTTTTGCGTTAGACCTCTTTGTGGCTGAATGATTTGAAACCATGAAAACCATCCGCGTGCGCAGCAAGATCTGGCTGGAATTCGACGGCCGTCCACTGCTCGGCGACGGCCGGGAACGGCTGCTGCTGGCGATCCGCGACACCGGCTCCCTCAACGCCGCGGCGGCCCGCCTCGGCCTCTCCTATCGCAAGGCCTGGGCACAACTGAAACAGATGGAGGAGCACGCGCCCTTCCGGCTGGTGGTGCGCAGCAAAGGCGGCAGAGGGGGTGGGTCGACCCGGCTGACCGGCGAAGCGGAACGGCTGCTGGACCGCTACGCCCGCATCAGGACCGAACTGCAGCGGCTGGTCGACGAACGGTTCGGAGACGGTGAATGAAACGGCTTCTGGTTTGCCTGATACTGCTCCTGGCGCCGACGGTGGCCGGCGCGGACGAGCTGCGGATCTTCGCCGCCTCGTCCCTGACCGAACCCCTCGGCGAAGCGGCGACCGTCTACGGCGACAGACACCCCGGCGTCCGCATCCGGCTCCACTTCGCCGGCAGCCAGACCCTCGCCGCCCAGATAGAGCAGGGAGCCCCGGCCGATCTCTTCATCGCCGCCAGTCAGGACGCCATGGCGCGCCTGGAAAGGGCCGGCCTGGTCGAGCAGCCGGCCTTCATCGCCCGTAACCGCCTGGTGCTGGCGGTAACAGCCGACATGGCGGAACAGATCCGCACACCAGCCGACCTCGCCCGCCCCGGGCTGCTGCTCGTCGTCGGCAATCCGCAGGTTCCGATCGGCGCCTACACCCGCCGGCTGTTCGAGCGTCTTGCCGGCGATCCCGGTTTCGGCGCCGCCCGGGTGGCCGCCATCCGCAACAACGTGGTCAGCGAAGAGACCCAGGTAAAGGCGATCGTCGCCAAGCTGCTGCTCGGCGAGGCCGATGCCGGCATCGTCTACCAGAGCGATCTGACCGCCCCCGCGGCCCGACGCCTGGTCGGTCGCGCCTTTCCCTGCGGCGACCTGCCCGTCGCCCGCTATCCGGCGGCAGTGCTGACAGGTGGCAACCGGCGGCCGGCGAGAGAGTTTCTCGCCTTCCTCGCCACGCCACCGGGGACCGACATCATGCGACGCCACGGCTTCCTGCCGCCAGGAGACGGCCCATGAGACGGCCGGGGCCCTTCCACCTCTACCTGGCCGGCAGCGGGATGCTGATCGCCCTGCTGATACTGCTGCCGATCGGTGCCCTGCTGCTGG is a window encoding:
- the mobB gene encoding molybdopterin-guanine dinucleotide biosynthesis protein B, translating into MMPPVVTVVARSGTGKTTLLEKLIAELKRRGYRVAAIKHDAHSFSIDHEGKDSWRLTRAGADTMLIASPQQIAMVRQNPEGVEPPLAECIAAYCGDVDIVLTEGFKRSEMPKIEVHRKARGEPLLCRGETHDPTLIAVASDVRLELDVPCFDLDDPAAVADFLEERFLR
- a CDS encoding winged helix-turn-helix domain-containing protein — protein: MKTIRVRSKIWLEFDGRPLLGDGRERLLLAIRDTGSLNAAAARLGLSYRKAWAQLKQMEEHAPFRLVVRSKGGRGGGSTRLTGEAERLLDRYARIRTELQRLVDERFGDGE
- the modA gene encoding molybdate ABC transporter substrate-binding protein — translated: MKRLLVCLILLLAPTVAGADELRIFAASSLTEPLGEAATVYGDRHPGVRIRLHFAGSQTLAAQIEQGAPADLFIAASQDAMARLERAGLVEQPAFIARNRLVLAVTADMAEQIRTPADLARPGLLLVVGNPQVPIGAYTRRLFERLAGDPGFGAARVAAIRNNVVSEETQVKAIVAKLLLGEADAGIVYQSDLTAPAARRLVGRAFPCGDLPVARYPAAVLTGGNRRPAREFLAFLATPPGTDIMRRHGFLPPGDGP
- the mobA gene encoding molybdenum cofactor guanylyltransferase, producing MHNPHIEESTPRQADLTGVLLAGGRSRRMGRDKARLFFAGQPLYQRALELLHRFCRHVLIAGSRPDLERPGLPSLPDRYPGSALGGLYTGLLAATTDWILVAPCDMPWPDARIVERMLTVRQGHDAVVPRTPDGYEPVFALYHKNCLGRMEEMLRQGQYRIYDFYRRIDIRYLDPPELPDGWQRSLVNINTPEQLARLLEEES